TGTGGTTAAAAGCCAGAGAAATGAGTTAAGTGACTATTGAGTGTATCAaaatatgcaaatattttaacataCCACAGCAGCTATGGTTGCAGATATGGCAACAGTGAGGTATCTCCCAAGTTTGGCATCAGCAAGGAAGCCACCAACAAGGCCAAGAAGGTTGACAGTTCCCATAACtatcttttttttatgcttAACTCTGTAACAGTAAAACCCATGCATgctaattatttacttttacttatttgtttttcactGTGATTAACTATGTGATCTCCACTTTCTTCCTTGGTCTGTCCTATATGTGGGTGGCTTCCTTGTCATCATGTACTTTGTTTCAGCCAAGAAAAGAGGTCATTTCCTTTCCATTAATTCCACACTGCCCCCTTCTTCTTTCACGTATCAAGTCTCTCATTTCTCCAATAATATAGTGCTTTCCATGTCACAAAGGGTCCTCCACTTATTGTTTTCAGTCGTGTGTTTTTGTCTCCTCCCATGTGcacttttgaattaaaaaaacaaatgaattccCATCATTCACGTGCTCCCAAGGCCGTGCTCTCCATATTGATGCTCATGGGCTGCCTTCTCAACAAGTGATTCTTTCATGTCATCATGCACCATGCCTTACTTCCCACTTTGACCAATTTCTTTGAAGCTTACTGGAATAAAAAATAGCAGAGAAAAAACTTACCTTACTAGTagtgtttattttaaatgttaatcaTTTGATGTCATGAATTAACTTACCTTTCATGTAACATACATACACTTACATGCTTCTTTAAATATAGTACATTGCTCTGCTTGAGTTTCAGAGTTTTGATGTTCAATTGCTTTGTCCATATACTGGTTTGTACTTTTCTTTAAGATTAATCAATGGTTGTTTTGCACAAGCTTATAGCATATGGTGATGTATTAATTAATGTAGCTGTTTTCCTTTCATCTTTGGTCACCTtttatttttggcattttttttgtttaaaactgTCAAAATGGTTAAACTGTTATTAAAccattaaaacatttaaaaataagtttctaAAGACTGCTAAGTAAATAAGAACAGAGATCAGATCAATAGCTAAATAGGAAAAAATAAATCCTCTTGAACAAATGGCTAAATCTGAAATACAAGTTTGATTTGATGATTGTCTAGGTGGGCTTTGAGATGATTGATGCATTTGCTAAATCTTAGGGGATTCCTATGAACACTTCCTATTCCAAAGCCATTTTCGGAAAAAGTTTGCCCGCTGCCTTgcttagatatttttattttctgtttttctgtctatgtttattgtattgataaatttttttcgCAAGTTGGTTTGTTGCAGGTTTTGTTGGTGAAGTTCTTGTCTTCCTTGCAAAGCCTCCTCGGACTTACATGAATCTGAGTGGTGAATTAGTAAGGAAACAATATgtgctatttttttttcctctctcttAACCATGTGGATATTTAACTTTAGATTGTGCAAGTTGTGCTGTCTATATAGCTTGTCAATTTCCACTCACAAAAATTTATTGACCACGAGTTCCTTTAATCGCTTAAGCTTATAGTCTACTTTGAAGGGTAGCTTTTCTAATCTGCACATTGAAATTTACTCTTATTAGTTGGCATTTTTGTGAAGTTATATGTACTATCAATAGTTGTAAACAGTTAAAAGATTGATGTTTATATTCTGCAGGTCAATTGCAGCAGAAAACAATTTCCATCCACCTTGCAGTGCATTTTTGGTTGCATTTATGGTACTAGGATATCCTCTTATTTAATGATTGAGCTTATATTTGctaattaatgttttttgttgttCTGAAAACTTGTAACTCCTTTGTTGCAAAGTTGATTGCTTAAGAATTGGCCAGTGTAGTTAAGATTTTGCACATGCACTATAGTAATGAGACTTGTGCACTTGAATTTGCAGCTTCACGGtatatagtttatataattattgtacatatgaatatattatcttataatttGTCTCACTTTTCTTTGAGGTTgcttgatttttttcttctattctttAAGTTGTTGAAATAAATTCTGTTACCAAGAAGGAAAGCTTATAGTACCTGCATAACTGCTATATACAGGGTATTTATTTAGCTCTTCTTAaaccattatatacggatttatccgtatataatttatatacgaaaattatatacagatttatccgtatataatttatatacagaaattatatacggattcgtatataatttatatacggataaatccgtatataattttcgtacataaattatatacggataaatccgtatataaaccTAGCTACGACGgtattatatatagatttttgtccgtatgtaatccgtatataaacacgtattatatacggattttgggtcttatatacggatttttgctgtatataatacactttttttttagtgtttgacCGTTCAGTACTCTCAGTAAAATCTTTGAAATAGCTgaaccctttcatttggaaaggattctatttgaggacgaacgtcctcttatATATAGctttacgtttgagcgttcggccaaacgtaaaTATCTTGAGAGTTGTGTGAGAGATTTGAGAAGcctgaaaatatatattcaaacacTTAGTCATCTTGTTAAAAAGGTAACTTCACCATTATAACTTATGAAAAATCctatttcaaatatattgaaTCAgtgatgggtctcgacccaaagcgtacGTCTTGAGTGGCGCTCgatcttataccgaacgctcgtcccaaagCGTAagtgataagtagcgctcggtcctataccgaacgctcgttctttctGTAATTATCAACGAgctgaaatagcgttcgtcctgaaattttaatagcgttcgtccataaacttaaatagcgttcgtcctaaatttcattaaattctcgtaccgcgttcggtcattcaCTGGCAGTCGGTTATTCCAACTAAATTGTACTTAGTAATTTTTAGTACTCGTATTTTTATCTTCATTCAGTTGAATTGAATCTGAAATCTTGTCAAgtgaattattctaagtataagtTGAATTGTTctagaatcagttcatttaactgattcaaatGGTAATAACGTTCGTCATGAAAGATGGGTCAGCTTTATCCCTTCGGAAAAGAAGTTCCTTCAGTCTCGctcttgacgttcgtcctcgttatgaagaggattgaacgctcgtctttttatggaagtggaacaaagaatgaaaatgttaataaGAGGAagtattaagatgtgcgaacactataagaaCTGAATTTATGATtatggattttgaacgagcgttccagggaggaacgactcttgaatggaaattgagattggtaaagtatgaacgtggtaagcttagatggtggttcatcctgatattccgtgagtgctcgttctcaagtagagaggagtatgtcatgtgtgggaatggcaggaggtcttagtccataactgtaacttggacagaacggactaacctcaggtggagACTGATGAGCATTCCAGTTATCCCACCTGTgtgcacggacgccttagctacacaggattcatacagttcGGGCAGTCAGTCTAGTACCAGGAATTTGATTGAGTTAatggatgaattgaatgtatgtgTTATGAAATTATCTGATGtatttgatatgtatgaaatgtatgtttacttgaattaaattcaataagcttacccttgtgtttccattgtgttgtccgTATATGTGTATCCGTCTTGTCAAtacaatgatcatccgtgtagATGTGAGCAGAGGAAGATGCTTCTTTGGAGGAAACGCTTGAAGAGGAAACCATTGCTGAGGAAAATCTCGTGGAgattgaagtgaaggccgaacagtaggtTGTTCGgttatagtttattttagttaagGTAGTGGGCCGTTCTAGAACAAGCGCCTTTTTCTGTATGTCGAATAGTTGGACGTtcggtatttatttttgtaaaccgttcgtcttCATTGTTTTGTGAACGCTCGTAaacttatgtatatatatgagGCCGTTCGGCCACTTGCGAAATTATCCCTTTAATTGTAAGACTGTTTTGTCATATTAATACAtgttaatattctattatatagttactgactgtataattttgggatgttacagaatatttgttatattttattttttaatttaaataaaattatttaaaaataaatatttaaaaagtattaatatgaaaaatatttttaaataaaattttaaataaaatattaatacaaataaatttgataatttaaaaaataaaaataaactttacgGAAGTacataaatatttcaatttcacaaatttaaataaatgaaaagttaaaaatatataaaattaaattttaaacattttttacgattaatattttttcattaataattttattttaatcacttaaattttaagaaaaaaaattctcaaattcattaacaattaattattgATCATGAGTATTCATGAATTAAATGTATAATTCTAAATGCTatgcatatttaattaataaacaaataaataattaaatatccatatttattatctataaatatttatttaatatctattataaattctatttataaatacctgctaatacaaattaataaacttCACCTTagctttctttctctctttttgggACAGCTGGGTCACAAAACTGGTATATCGGATTCTTAAACAGAAACATACATTACTTATTTCAGTTCACTTGGTATTATGTCGGGCGAAGTACAAGtgtcatctttttttttttacaacctGCTGATtccttttttccttcttctttagCTTTTTCAACCATTTCTGAACAAAATTGGTGTTAACGTCACGTTTTTTTTTCAGTAGAGTATTGAAAAATTGAACAATGGCCTGAATAAGTGccaaaaaattgtatttttggtgcataattttaattagtataaaaatatggtcttatgaataattttgctttaaaattattgtcatggaataattaaagaatgaacaatCAAGACTAAAGTGGAGCCTGAAGTTGGAAACCAAACTTAATGCTAGTATATTAAATTTAGTAAAACTAACttcttaaaattaagattttatagcacatttaaaacattatttcaaattttataaaattaacattcGATTTTTAAAAACACCAATAAAAGTGCGTATATTGgtgtttattgaattaaaaaaaaatcatatattaaaatataaattgtatcattttagttattaaaaataaaacatatatatatatataaattaaaaaaataattttataattaaaactttataaactgttttttgattttatatataataaaatatttaatatttaatgaaacaAATTGTATAGCATATGATGGGTACATTAACATGGAATCTTAGATACAAATTCGTTGTATACACATTTTCGGTTATATTTAACAACCCATGTTAGAATCACATGTTATTAACATGAAAATATTTGGCACTATAAAATTTactaaagaagaaaataaaatttgtatgaacATTACATATCGAGTTTTTCAAATTGTAGTGGTTTCTTGTTTTTACATTAACAAAAGTAAaatggataaataaataaacttttattttttggaCGGCTTCCAAAGGagaataaaacatatatatagaTAGTAAGATATtcgaaacaaaattatttaaatatttaaaccaGAAAGTATGATCAATTGTATTCTATTTATGAACAACTCGAATTCTTGCAAATCTTTACAATCCAGGTTAACATTTAGTCATAATTCTGCAAGCTTCATACATAAATCATTGTTATTTGTCTACTGATGATTAATTGTTGGAACCGTAGTTATAGGAAGATTTGTATGACAATTACACAAAATGCCAGACTGCAATGATAAGACAGAGCTTAGGTTAGCTCCTACAACTTTTCTCCTCTATCACTTGATCGTGGAACCTTTGTTAAAATGGCCATTAGAAGATCAAAGTATAGAGGAAACTGTGCCACAGCATAGAAAGTGACAGGGAAAACAGTAGCTGCATAAATGGGGTATAGGACCTTCTCGTATCCATGACAAAGCAGAAAAAAATGGCCGGTGCAGAAAGAAACAAACATTGCAGCAATGGATACGAAAAGAGAACTCAAGCCAAGAAGAAGTTTGAGTGGCAAACCTCTGCGAAAATCTTTGGGTTGCTTTCGAGAAGTGAGGATGGTGAGGAACATTATGAGACCAGTGACGGAAAAGCAAAGTCCAATGAGCGAAGCAATGGCAAACGCATGGAATGCAGCCTCGCTTTCTAAATTAGGTCTACCTTTATCGTTGCTGCCACCAGGGATGGTGTTGGCTGCAGTGAAGGAAGCAGCAGCAACAAGTGCAGCCACAACAGAACAAGATTCAGACGTATCCTTCAGCCACTCCCCACTTTCCTTTATCAGTTTTTTATGTGTTTCCTCGAAGATTTCCCCCGCGTTTTTTCCCTTCTTGTCGCTTCTAAAGTAAAAGTGTCGTGGCACAAGGCTTTTAATATACTGCtccaaagataaaaaaataaaagcatcaaCATTTATATACATTGCAGTAAGTAACTGTATTTCCTTCATCTA
This window of the Vigna angularis cultivar LongXiaoDou No.4 chromosome 7, ASM1680809v1, whole genome shotgun sequence genome carries:
- the LOC128197792 gene encoding uncharacterized protein LOC128197792 yields the protein MAQCMLNPMIGSMHLALMINLKVRVASVEALGQMVGLITRVQLKTSLPRLIPTILDFWFVAGFVGEVLVFLAKPPRTYMNLSGELVNCSRKQFPSTLQCIFGCIYDVSRGRCFFGGNA